One part of the Dioscorea cayenensis subsp. rotundata cultivar TDr96_F1 chromosome 2, TDr96_F1_v2_PseudoChromosome.rev07_lg8_w22 25.fasta, whole genome shotgun sequence genome encodes these proteins:
- the LOC120277330 gene encoding uncharacterized protein LOC120277330 gives MADQQLVAQVQDHGLVASDHSLVIGQEFQDVESCRRALKEIAIALHFELRIVKSDRSRFIAKCSKEGCPWRIHVAKCPGVPTFSIRTLHSDHTCEGVRNLHHQQASVGWVARSVEARLRDNPQYKPKEILQDIREQHGVAVSYMQAWRGKERSMAAVHGTLEDGYRLLPAYCEQIRRTNPGSIAVVYATGPENCFHRLFISYRALIYGFLQACRPLLELDKAQLKGKYLGTLLCASAVDANDTLFPLAFAVVDSETDDNWMWFLSELRKLLGVSTDKMPILTILSERQNGVVEAVETHFPSAYHGFCLRHVSESFRDEFKNSKLVNLFWNAVYALTAAEFELKVAEMMEVQDVMPWFHRYPPNLWAVAYFEGVRYGHFTLGITELLYNWALEGHELPMVQMMEHIRHHLNTWFHERRNMAMSWASILVPSAEKLIAEAVADSRCYQVLRANKVEFEIVSSERTNIVDIQSRCCSCRRWQIYGIPCAHAAAALLSCGEDVRLYAQECFSINSYRETYSQVINQIPDRSLWKDVAEGTEGGLGKADIIIRPPKTRRPPGRPKKKVLRIESLKRPKRVVQCGRCHLLGHSQKKCTLQI, from the coding sequence ATGGCTGACCAGCAGTTAGTGGCACAAGTCCAAGACCATGGTTTGGTTGCTAGTGATCATTCTTTAGTTATTGGCCAAGAGTTTCAGGATGTGGAAAGTTGCAGAAGAGCACTAAAGGAGATTGCCATTGCTTTACATTTTGAGCTTCGGATAGTGAAGTCTGACCGTAGTAGATTCATTGCCAAGTGCTCCAAAGAAGGATGCCCATGGAGAATTCATGTGGCAAAGTGCCCTGGAGTGCCGACTTTCTCAATTCGAACTTTGCATTCTGATCATACTTGTGAAGGTGTCCGCAATCTTCATCACCAGCAAGCTTCTGTTGGATGGGTGGCAAGATCAGTGGAGGCCCGTTTGAGAGATAACCCTCAGTATAAACCGAAGGAGATATTGCAGGATATTCGTGAGCAGCACGGAGTTGCTGTGTCTTATATGCAGGCATGGAGGGGAAAGGAGCGGAGTATGGCTGCAGTTCATGGTACTCTTGAGGATGGGTATCGTCTTCTCCCTGCATACTGTGAGCAGATTAGGAGAACAAATCCTGGAAGTATTGCGGTGGTTTATGCTACTGGTCCTGAGAATTGCTTCCACCGTTTGTTTATTTCCTACAGGGCATTGATATATGGATTTCTACAAGCTTGTAGACCACTTCTGGAGCTTGATAAAGCACAACTCAAGGGGAAATACCTTGGAACCTTGCTTTGTGCTTCTGCTGTAGATGCAAATGATACATTGTTCCCGTTAGCATTTGCAGTTGTGGATTCTGAGACTGATGATAATTGGATGTGGTTTCTTTCAGAGCTGCGAAAATTGCTTGGAGTGAGTACAGATAAGATGCCGATTTTGACAATTTTATCAGAGAGGCAAAATGGTGTTGTTGAAGCAGTGGAAACTCATTTCCCCAGTGCCTATCATGGATTTTGTTTGCGCCATGTGAGTGAGAGCTTCCGGGATGAATTTAAGAATTCGAAACTGGTCAATCTTTTTTGGAATGCTGTTTATGCGCTCACTGCAGCTGAGTTCGAGTTGAAGGTGGCTGAGATGATGGAGGTCCAAGACGTCATGCCTTGGTTCCATCGCTATCCACCTAATCTCTGGGCTGTCGCATACTTTGAGGGTGTGAGATATGGCCATTTCACTCTCGGAATTACCGAATTATTATATAACTGGGCTCTCGAGGGTCATGAGCTTCCCATGGTGCAGATGATGGAGCATATCCGACATCATTTAAACACATGGTTTCACGAACGGCGAAATATGGCCATGTCATGGGCATCAATCCTTGTACCCTCTGCGGAGAAGTTGATTGCAGAAGCCGTTGCAGATTCACGCTGCTACCAAGTTCTTCGTGCAAACAAAGTGGAGTTTGAAATCGTGTCATCTGAGAGAACAAACATTGTGGATATACAAAGTCGGTGTTGTTCTTGTCGGCGATGGCAAATATATGGCATACCATGTGCGCACGCTGCAGCAGCACTCCTATCATGCGGCGAAGATGTCAGACTCTACGCCCAAGAGTGCTTTAGCATCAACAGTTACCGTGAAACCTATTCACAGGTGATCAATCAAATTCCCGATAGAAGTTTATGGAAGGATGTAGCAGAGGGAACAGAAGGTGGTCTCGGCAAAGCAGATATAATCATTCGCCCGCCAAAAACACGGAGGCCCCCAGGCCGGCCAAAGAAGAAGGTCCTCCGAATAGAAAGCTTAAAGCGACCGAAACGAGTTGTACAATGTGGCAGATGTCATCTGTTGGGACACTCACAGAAGAAATGCACATTGCAAATCTGA